ccctaacatgAAGGGGGGAgtggcctcccaaacaaaagacaattttttgcataactcgagaaccaatcaagcaagtggtatcaaatttagcatggggtggtatttgagaatggagaatatttcaatgaatataaggtacccctccctcctctcagtggggtgatcgaaaggagggaggggggctaccttacaatttttcatgtaactcgaaaattattcaagatattggatccaaatttggcatgggaaggtattttgatacgaaaaatatttcaatgattatttgagacccctccctttttgcagttgaaagggggaggggcctctttaatatttttttacataactcaaaaacttataaagcaaatggaaccaaatttgtcatgggaaggtatttggatacgaaaaatatttctatgattatttgaaacccctccctcttttcagtagggagatataaaggggggaggggccctctttttaatttttaaataactcaaatactaatcaagcaaatggaatcaaattgggctgggcggatatttgggaacgtgacatgttctaatgattgtttgagaccccttccttctttcaGCGGGGAGGagaattttcatacaatttttaatacATAACTCAAGAaatacaacagcaaatggaaccaaatttggcatagaacgatatttgggtaccaGAAATGCttatatgaatatttggtatccctcactccttcaaaaaggtgtaTGAAAAGGGGcagaagaggtctcccttacaatcttcagtataactggagagctgatccagcaaattgaaccaaatttggcaagtgagggtatttggatacgagaaatatttctattataaattgaagcccacttttatcagcggaaagatataaagggggaaaggagggcttccatacaattctTTTGCacaactcgagaattaataaagcaaatgaaataaaatttggtatcaaaaagtatttgggtacaaaaaacacttttgtgaatattaagttctcactcctccattcaatggggagaacggaagggggatggtactccctttcaagtttatgcataactcaagaatttacaacgcaaataaaaccaaattgggcatgggatggtagtttaatacgagattttttttttatgtcaaacaattcatTTCTTGCAGTgcgatgatagaattgggaataaaggaagggaagaggaaagcttacatttaacttttttttacaaagcccgagaaatggacaaaacttaacatggaaaatcatttttgtatgattctatgaatatctgacacactatcctcctttcagtgagtaggtttacatgggaggagggaggtgagcccaatacaattttgttagcataagttctcaatttatgctaacgaagccaacaaatggaagcAAATATGacttggaaaggtatttggttacgagatatttttcgacgattgttatagacccttacgctttacagtgtagagaggggaaaaaAGAAGGGGACTCTTTATAAAttatgttgtaaagcttaaaaacttattaaccaatggagttatatttgatataagagaatttttgggcacgaaaaaatgggtatgattatttaagaccacgatctccattcagcagggggtgaagggaaggacaggggggggggggggggtctcttATCAGTTTTAAGCTTAAATCCAGAGAATattaagcaaaaacaaccatatttaatTAGTTAGATtgttgcgtacgattaatttgagacactccttttttagggcgaagcttaaagaaacagattaaaattatcagatcttaaacacaaatttatatatcagaattcagaaaataagtttaagtcaactttgtattgcaattcaaaattccagctgcagctctcattttatagcggttgcttatgaattatgttacaacttgatttaaaataatgccaacgaaacaataaaaatttgaataatttccgaaaatatctttttttaatggtgtagcaaagcacaccgggtcagctagtaagaaaataaaaaaaaatcgatttttcgaaAGNNNNNNNNNNNNNNNNNNNNNNNNNNNNNNNNNNNNNNNNNNNNNNNNNNNNNNNNNNNNNNNNNNNNNNNNNNNNNNNNNNNNNNNNNNNNNNNNNNNNNNNNNNNNNNNNNNNNNNNNNNNNNNNNNNNNNNNNNNNNNNNNNNNNNNNNNNNNNNNNNNNNNNNNNNNNNNNNNNNNNNNNNNNNNNNNNNNNNNNNNNNNNNNNNNNNNNNNNNNNNNNNNNNNNNNNNNNNNNNNNNNNNNNNNNNNNNNNNNNNNNNNNNNNNNNNNNNNNNNNNNNNNNNNNNNNNNNNNNNNNNNNNNNNNNNNNNNNNNNNNNNNNNNNNNNNNNNNNNNNNNNNNNNNNNNNNNNNNNNNNNNNNNNNNNNNNNNNNNNNNNNNNNNNNNNNNNNNNNNNNNNNNNNNNNNNNNNNNNNNNNNNNNNNNNNNNNNNNNNNNNNNNNNNNNNNNNNNNNNNNNNNNNNNNNNNNNNNNNNNNNNNNNNNNNNNNNNNNNNNAAGATAATCATAACTATGATACATATAAAGTCAATCGTATAAACTCGATTTCTAACTTCATATCTCGTTGTTGCTAACATAATTCAAAGTTCGGAACGATATTCGAACTGATGttctaaattaaggttgccggatttcccggtttttcccggatttgcccggatattttatataaaatttgggaacagtccggcccggctcggttgcccggattttattgaaaatgtccgTATTTTGCACGGAttgattcactttatttggcaaatctaacaaaaaaaaaatacaaattctgttgagttttttttctatttatgcctctaaaatgattgtttttgagcAAGTGCATTACAAAAAAactcatgaaagattttttggaagcgatacggaatacgatttaaaatctgtcgatgagtttttatgaaaaaaattcaaaagctttcaaataagcctAACCTATCTGCAATAATTTTAaaccctctactgcatacgaTCCCGTATATGtcctccatgattttttttatatattttagcATAATTTATTACTGTAActgaattcaaacaatttgaaCGGTTGAAAAATTCAGTTAGAAATTATAAgaccttaaaaaaatttctcgttcCTTACActatttaaataataaactctattgaaaaacaattatgGTGTTTGACGTAAATCGTTAGTTAGAGGTTAATAAAGTTATTCTGCGCCTCgtgtgacgtgacgatagtagagtcacccaagtcactctattccagcagtcggtttaggtgaggaacgtcacttcggatgaactttgtgagttcttatcctattctcgtagtcaccgtggatGAGAATCgccgcattcgggtgacgattttaggtgacaattgtcggtaccttttcaggtggtgacgagatagaaattcaatgaaaaatgtatgaaacaggGAATAATTTGGCTCTAAAAGTTCAACAACATTAAAATATGaccatttaaaaaacaaaacaacgaaCAAATCTAGATTCGTTGAACTAATTCGGCAATCGATGAGGATTgacggtaccttttcaggtagtgtcgaaaaagaaatttaacagaaaatttatgtaCATGGGAATAAAAGGCTctaaatagttaattaaatgataaagattgatagttttgaaaagatggaagcaaacatgtatgattttttttatttatgtaatttttttggcaaaatgtgAAAACGTGAAAACACGGACACATTGACAATTAAATATTAGCAATTAGGCCGTTTATTTTCACTACTATCATTAGGATCATTTTTCCTCGAAACTTTTCCCAACataagtaacaaaaattacGTATGTTGTTCCACCTCAACTGGTCCGCAAATTCAACGTTTTCCGGCTTATTTCCGTTCTTGGGTTTTCGACGGAATACCACGACTTTCCTGTGGCGCAGCCTCCAAGATGGCGAAGTCATGTTGTAAGTTCTTGTTCAGTTCTAAGATTGCGACCACTTTTCCAAAtctaaaaaatgacaataaaattaGTAAAGAATCAGTACGCCACAATCAACTAACTGTTCGGATCGGCAATTTCCGGCATGCCACGGTGGTAGCCTCGGTTGGggaaaatatataaaccggCACCATTCGAAGCCGTCGGCAACCGAAATTCTAACCCGTTACACAAAAAACTAATTCGGAAAATCCGAAGCGagagcaaaatcaaaacagcaccagctaaattctaccattttgacagatgtttTCACTCGGTCACTCACCTAGAATCAACCTTtgtcactttacccacatcgactacgggaataaggtgacaaatctcacggttactccgaggtgaggtgacaattaTCACGTCAcacgcggcgcagaataagggcaaAAGTTGGTCAAAATAAATATGCATGTATTTATATAACTGTTTGGTGAAAAACTATcagaaaattatcaaactttagctaaaattttaatgcagctagttaaaaaaatattgcaaataaatatcaacaaagcAAGTACAACTCATTTAACCGTTCAGgtcaatagaattttttttattcggaaccGAGTTTTGATAACCTGGTAAAATATATCGTCTAAAATATTAAGAAACTAAAATCAATTATATCAAcaaaatcggtcaacatttgtGGCCAGAGAAACGCCAACAAATTATAGGTAAAATTTGCcagatgcaaaaatgtgccaaatttcgttaactttcaaatccttttttcaaaatttatcttgggtgacttaaacatttttgacgattcattgattgaaaagtacggtttttacgtcactttttcacatttttgtggtcatgatcttaaaaaaatttaaaaaaaaatccatgtgtGCAaagtatagcttctaacttctaaGCATTCTTGGAAACTAAGTGATTTTTAGCactccgtagctgatctacagtattttttccgaagcaggtttttttttcttagactttgaataataGAAATCTGAAGTATTGCAGCTGAATACTGTGTGGAAATGATATATGagttacattacaaggttttcAATACTATGAACtgcaaaaatcggttgagaaacaagagagatatattggttctagtcaagagtgtcaaattgacactctatagGAATTGTAACGGCTacaaatttcagggacggatgaggtTTACTATAGAtacattattttaataatttaaaacgcCAAAGCTTTTCTGAATATGCATTTTTCGTACTGCCATATCCCAGATtggggcaaaaaaaaaattaacaaagacACGCTGTCTGACGCTGTCGCTGTGTAGTCCAAGTATTAATCTATTATTTCTGGAATTATCCTAGATGCGTTATTTTTTTGActcgagaaaaaaatccaaagtttgttaatttttaatacaaaataataCAATAGACTGACCCTGCAAAGGAAAGTCCAATTAATTGCTATATGcaataaaatagtaaaataagCGATTTATTCCCATTTGTTACCATTTCGGTCAAATTTGTACCATTAtagttaaattaaatttcaagaggtattttttttttggaaatacatTTCAACCATAAAAATGGTGTAAACTTAAAGTGTGACATAAAATTAGATTTCCATTGCCAGCGGCTATAAAATACTGGATAGAATCAAAGTCTGCTATGCCAATggttatgagatcgaatctctgTCGTTACACTGTTGAAATGTTACATGgttgaaatgtttttccaaGGAAAATGACCTCCttcgaaatttaatttaacaataATGGTATAAATTTGACCAAAATGGTAACAAATCGTCTTTTTTACTAATCTATTGCATTTAGCTATTAATTGTACGATGAAAATGTGACTTTTCCACGGAAAATGAAGGGTCAGTCTAATGtgttattttgtattgaaaaataacgaaatttggATTTATTGTCGAGTTTAATAAACAACGCATCTAGgataattccaaaaataatagaTTAACACCTAAACTAcacactgtattttttttctaatcatcaTATGAATTTGATGGCTTCGACAACGTTGCTTTAAAAGGTATTGGCTGCCACTTTGTAGAAGACAATTTTACTCTatcttttcaattaaaaaagtttgtgtGTCAAAATCATGGAACAAATGACACGTCCTTATATCTGATACTGTATAATTAAAGCACATTCTTTGATGAGCATCTTTGCTTAATCCTTTCATGTTGTAAACGGTTCGCAACAGTAATGGAATGGAATACTGGCATTAAGTGTTTCAAGATCAGGAAAACATCAGATTTCTCAAAAATGTAGGCTTTGGATAGCCATATGAAACTTTTCGTGGTAAAGCAAGTTTATGATAAGCACCGACATGATAGTTCAGAATCATACGTAAATCGACCTTCGTGGTAAAAGGTTCCTGATAATTAAAACGCACAGTTCGGAATTCCAAGTAACCAAATCACTCTTCGAGAAACTAAttacatattcaaaataaatgtatCCTCACCAAACTTTGGAACTGAGTCTTAAAGGGTAATCATTACTCAGTGACATATTTTATGTACACGTTCGTCACCAAGCTAGAGGTGACGCAAAATATGTTCAACTTTTAAAAGCCAAAACACCAACTAGATATATAGTTTCGACTTCAAACTTCGTCTAGTGAACAGTGGAAGATTCGGTAATAAtgtaagataattttaaatgaaaactagAACTTCGTATTGATGTTTTAACAAGTTGTACGCATTTTGCAGTGAGTGTGGCGCTTGGAGCGCCCCATGTCATAATATTCCGAAACAACTTTGcagttaatttattttcattttttttaattcatatgaACGTGCTGATAATTTCTATGGATAAGCATTCCCTTTGGGTAGATCATGAACCGTTGAAGCACATTTGAAATCTATATTTTCTTCGCATTGAAACCACTTTTGCCGGGCCATTTCACTTTCCTTACTCCCTAATTATATTCCACACTACCAGTTGAATAACACTCGAATAGGAATAAGCAATGATGTCAAAGAATAGTAACTTACGATGCTGCACGAACTGATCGAAAGCCAAAACAACACTGATGCCACTAATTTGGCTGCCATCCTCGTCGAAAGGTTTCCGGACACCGCTTATCTCGAGCAATTATTTATTCTAGGACAGTTAACGACTATATAGAACTAATAACAATCACGTTAACAGGAGCACCTTCAAGTGAAGTTTGGTAAATAAACCACTCTTATAGCTGCTGATTTGATATGAAAAAGTCTAATAAATTGTTACTAGGAATTTAAAAGTAGACGACGATCAGGAGAATAAGCACCGGTAACGGTTGCAGTCGAACTGATCGTTTTGCAACTGCAGTTGATCGGTTTGTACCTTACCGGTGATGAGCATGTTTTTGTTGCAATAATGATGAACTTTGGTGACGGCAGGTTATCTCACGAGTGGCAGATTTGATCAAGTTGATGCTGCTAATAATATGTACAGTTGTTTTCAACTTGTTATTCCACACTCATTGTTTATGTTTTATAGCGCCTTATTATGTGTTAGTTGATTGGAGCTCCTCTAGTTAAACCACTGTCCGGTCGCGAAATATCGCCAATTTCCGATCACGTTGAAAAAGgcttttttagataattttatagtgttttttttttatttgctgactggATTATATGAACTAATTGTTAAATAgggtctctggagccaccataaaTGTTTCAAGAAAACAGTCGCACTAACTTAGTTTTATCCATCGCAGTCAGCTTTTATAAGAATTAGCCATACGAACAAATTCCACCTAGAgagaatcaaataaaattgttgCTGCGGAGCATCAGTTAATAGAGATACGTTGATGTGCCCGAAAGAAATCAATGATGTTGTTGGTACCACGTAGAATTCAGGAGCGCTTTATATGTAATATGTGTAATATACTGATTCGATttagagtcatttttgaatttctcaaaccctggggctttaaaagcttcgttttggtccaaaactcatccatgattttttgcaatggtttttgtgccaatttataaatttcttacaggaaattttccgctgaacaactttgtcgaatatcgaGAAAACGAAATTAGGTCAGTTATCTTGATCGttaccaaggtgtgtatatattcaggaggtgttaccgaatatcgaattcccgattcagccattttggctatgtaggctatgcaactatgcggaactcatgaagtttgtttaaagagtgatacggtcaaaatttggttaatatcaacttgacgtatttatttcaattttgcatttcaaaaaacctgaacacccctcattttgaaggtgtgtgtgtgtgtgtagaatgttgctcctattttgattttggaattcactcttcagttgtcaaaatgtcgtccaaaaaagaagagcagcgtatcaaaattttgctcgcgcatcgcgaaaatccgagctactcgcacgcaaagctagcaaaatcgctaaaagttgccaaaaccaaccgttacaaatgtaattaaaatgtttggggaacgtttgtcgacagccaggaagtctggattggagggaaatcgaaaaccggaagccgctgagacgacaaagagagttgccggtagtttcaagcgaaaccctaacctctctgtccgagatgctgcaaataagctgggtgtatcgtctacaaccgtgcatcgagctaaaaaacgagccggactatcgacttacaaaaaAGTAGAGACTATTatcgcaatgataaacaaaatacgacggccaaatcccggaggctgtacaagACGATGctaacgaagtttgactgcttggtaatggacgacgaaacctacgtcgaagccgactacaagcagcttccgggacaggagcttatacggcaaaaggaaagggaaaaatagcagatattttcaagcacacgaAACTGTCacagttcgcgaagaaatatctggtttggcaagccatctgtacctgtggcttgaaaagcagcattttcatagcttccgggactgtcaacgtcaaccaagaaatttacgcgaaagagtgtttgaataaacgtctgctgcctttcctgaagaaacacggttgttccgtactgttttggccagatttggcatcttgacattacggtaaaaaggccatggagtgatatgccgccaacaacgtgcaggtggttcccaaggacaagaaccccccccccccccccccaacacgccagagctccttccaattgagaaatactgggctattgtcaagcggaacctaaagaagaccaaaacaactgctaaggacgagcagcagttcaaggcaaactggctttctgcggcaaagaaggtggacaaggtggctgtacaaaatctgatggcaggggttaagcgtaaggcctggcaattcggatttggaaaagcggaagcctgacagaatatttttcctgaattttatactaattaaacttgaaaaagaaatttaatttgaatttttaaataaacgatttcaccaatttacacgcgttttctcttgaccaaattttgaccgtatcaacctttacctagaaaaaaggtaaattttacgtTTTTGAGATTCACTGAGCAAAAAGGTAGATTCTACCGTTTTTTCCGTTCACTGACTAAAAGGGTATATCGTACCCTGCTTGGCTGGatcatcaataaaaataaacaaaaacaaaacttattaaaaatttgatacttATTAAAGATAGACGGGGACTTTGGcctttcaacttttattttggGAATCCATGACcgtgtattgaaaaaaaaaatattgttggggcAAGACTACTGCGATATCCTTTCCCTATACTCGTGGAAATCCGgttttgctcttttttttatttgtttgcgcATATATTACACGACTTAttataccgtattcgttttcaccacccgaaagttttgcaccatccacgctgaaaacgagcatgaatcgagttttgcactctcctttgtaggtgtgcgtgaaatcggcagtgtcaacaaaaaacatcaagctgtcaaaaatccattacagctggtattttgttttcgttttacttcgaaaattgaaatgaaatttactttagttgatcattgtcttttaaacaatatgaaaattttagcatgaatttatgtattatgttgaattgttaagatttcagatttattttgcttagtagattcgcctctggctctgatgaactgcaataccggctgattctgggcggtctatgtttgctgctgctagactgcagttaccccagcttgaaggttccggtattttgaacgtttatttctCGCAAATCcttcgttcgagtacctatttccatttaagattacaaaaaaaaaatcttgggtgCGGGTGTAGtatcgaactaccgtttttggagggcaacgggtgggaatccgggaattggcgcaaccgagcatcgtcactctaaggcacagctcgaagcttGCTGCTAgtagagtagcttcgatgcagctgaacgcttcttgctgtgaagaccaacttatagaaccctcccgaacaaaaatacttttcggtttgggcgattccaccagatctttgggttggcctttttgcactctgatttgctgctctttttcggcatcgcctggaaccgattgcagcaagccttctggacacatttcttcttgggagcgttgtttgctttggaacgtgccatccaggtgaaattctctgcctctgttggaaacgacactggtattgaatccggaacaagtttccgttcttcgggataaaaagagaaaaaacatctcgaacgcaatttttgcggtatagaaataaaccaaccagctgatatttgtttacatcgggaagcacgtgttttcaaaattcatgatagtattggtgagagcgcaagcaacaccaaatattttcagagtgttccaccgtccactttatggtgcactaccagtgcacTACTtatcgtgaaaacgagcatgaaaacgataaaaagtgcactaccggtagtgcaccggtgcaccaccacttgaaaacgaattctctattagGCTTACCGGATAAAACTCCTGCTTCTTTTCGGTGACCTTCTCCACGTTTTTCCGCTCCATCATGGCCGCTGGATCCTCCTGTATTGGTAAGCACATTCATGCCTTTCTCCGTTCTCCGGGGGTTAGTTGTATGACAATTAAGTTTTAAGGAATGATTGGTGAAATATTAATGCATATAAGCAAGATTGCTAACAGACCATATCCATTAAGTAATTTACACcttttcacactttttttttttttttccgggagTTTAACAGCAtgctgtcattcttccctacaCTTTTTCACACAGCTCTATTCAGGTACATTTCACCTCGCATCTTTCTTGTGTTAACCTTCTTATAGGTGAATAATTCACAAttattgtaccttttttcagcttgattcaggtaaattttatctAGCTACGAGTTGCACCTCGAAGAGGTAAAAGTTATCTTTTTGGTTTTCACGAGCGTTTACCTTACTACCTCAGTAAATTctatcttttaatatttttttccgtttcGGTTTTTACCGATCAAGTATTATTAGCGAAATATTGCAATATTTACCTTTATCGATTGATCATATAAATCACCAAGTGTTCGGCACATTTTACTGAATGTTCTTCAATTGTTACAGAACCCGAGgaatattttcacttttaacCTAACAACCGGTTCGATGAAAGTTTGGTATATTAGAAGCTGTTGAAACAAATCAATATGAACATAAAACATACATTGTTGGTTTCTGTGGGTACTTTAGTTCAAAAGAATAACGTTGTGTGATAAAACATGTGATTAGTTAGCAttgaactttcaattttttgcaaCTATTCTTATtctttctattaaaaaaatcataatttactcaagtgttgaaaattttattttaagtttatcggaaaatttaatttaaagtcCTATCCGTTATATCTGTGGTTAAGCCTTTTCACACCATCGGAGCACCCCCCAACCAAAACATGTGACTTTGACagtcaaatttccaaaattatctcGCATGCCTCGCTGTGTCCGTATTACTGCGTGGCCGATCAGCAGCATCTGCATCGTCCTGTTTCACAATTTTAGTGATAAATTTCAGGACcggtttaaatcttgtttctaAGCTCCTGTCCCTTCACCCAGGTAagtgtttgtttttcaattcaactttattacaaatttattaaTGGTCCACTCATCAATAGTGATCAAACATGACTGCTCTAACATGGGAGGAAAAGGAACAACTCATCGGCCGGAATCTGCAGGAGATTCTGGGCCAGGACAATATGCGAACCATATTGAAGGAGCGAGACTTGAAGATTTACTGGGGCACGGCAACGACGGGTAAACCGCATATTGCCTACTTCGTGCCGATGTCCAAGGTGGCCGATTTCCTGAAAGCTGGTTGCGAGGTGACGATCCTGTTTGCCGATCTGCATGCCTATTTGGACAACATGAAGGCACCGTGGACGCTGCTGCAGGAACGTACCAAGTATTACGAAGCGGTAATAAAGGCGATGCTCACTTCGCTGGGCGTTCCTTTGGAAAAGTTAAAGTTTGTCAGGGGGACAGACTATCAGCTTTCGAAGGAGTATACCCTGGATGTTTATAAACTATCTTCGGTGGTAACTCAGCATGATGCCAAGAAGGCTGGTGCAGAGGTGGTTAAGCAAGTGGAACATCCTTTGCTGTCCGGTATTTTGTATCCTGGGTTGCAAGCTTTGGACGAAGAATACTTGAAGGTGGATGCCCAATTTGGAGGAGTAGATCAACGAAAGATTTTTACTTTTGCGGAAAAGTATTTACCTGCATTGGGCTACGCCAAGAGGATTCATTTGATGAACCCTATGATTCCCGGATTAGCCGGTGGCAAAATGTCTTCCAGTGAGGAGGATTCTAAAATCGATCTGCTGGACAGTGCAGCTAAGGTGAAgtcgaaaatcaagaaagcTTTCTGTGAACCAGGAAACATCGAGGATAATGGTTTGCTGAAATTCGTCAAGCATGTCATCTACCCAATGTTTAAAAGCGGCGAGGGTTTCGAAATCAAGCGGAAAGCTGAGTTTGGAGGTGACAAACTGTTTGAAAAGTATGAAGACTTGGAAACTTACTTCGCATCTCAGGAATTGCACCCTGGTGATTTGAAGGCTGCAGTAGAAATCTACATCAACAGGTTGCTGGAGCCGATTAGAAAAGCTTTCGATGATGACTTCCATAAGCAACTTACTGAACGTGCTTATCCTACGGCAGGTGCAGGGAACAAAAAAGGTGGAGCTGCTCAAGCTACCGGTGATAATACCCCAGATAAGGTGGAGCTTACCGTTGGTCAAATCGTGGAGGCCGTCAAACATCCTGATGCCGACACTCTGTGTGTTCTAACCGTTGATATTGGAAATGAGCAGAAAAAATCCATTGTAAGCAATCTGATGGCTTACTTTTCGCTGGACAACCTCAAGGGAAAATCTGTGGTGACGGTCACCAATATGAAATCGTCCAAAATGCGCGGAGTCGAAAGTGAGGGTCTGGTACTTTGTGCTTTCAATCAGGACAAATACGAGCCACTGGCGGTCCCCGAAGGAACAAAAATTGGAGAGAGAATCATCGTGGAAGGTTTCGACAACACCAAGGCCGAGGTTGCCCAGTTGAATCCTAAAAAGAAGGTACGTTGTAAATCTTAGGTTTTTGCAAACAGCTTAAACTTAAA
This sequence is a window from Uranotaenia lowii strain MFRU-FL chromosome 3, ASM2978415v1, whole genome shotgun sequence. Protein-coding genes within it:
- the LOC129756565 gene encoding tyrosine--tRNA ligase, cytoplasmic — its product is MTALTWEEKEQLIGRNLQEILGQDNMRTILKERDLKIYWGTATTGKPHIAYFVPMSKVADFLKAGCEVTILFADLHAYLDNMKAPWTLLQERTKYYEAVIKAMLTSLGVPLEKLKFVRGTDYQLSKEYTLDVYKLSSVVTQHDAKKAGAEVVKQVEHPLLSGILYPGLQALDEEYLKVDAQFGGVDQRKIFTFAEKYLPALGYAKRIHLMNPMIPGLAGGKMSSSEEDSKIDLLDSAAKVKSKIKKAFCEPGNIEDNGLLKFVKHVIYPMFKSGEGFEIKRKAEFGGDKLFEKYEDLETYFASQELHPGDLKAAVEIYINRLLEPIRKAFDDDFHKQLTERAYPTAGAGNKKGGAAQATGDNTPDKVELTVGQIVEAVKHPDADTLCVLTVDIGNEQKKSIVSNLMAYFSLDNLKGKSVVTVTNMKSSKMRGVESEGLVLCAFNQDKYEPLAVPEGTKIGERIIVEGFDNTKAEVAQLNPKKKVWDKIQAELKTNSDGEALWKEFSLLTLNGDRVSSTLKECNIK